GATGTACGACGAGTTTAAACAGATCGGTCTCGATTATTCCGATACCCTGAATGCTGATACCTACGACGAATGCATGCAGCGCCACAGGGATTACGTCAGGGAAGCGGAATACATCCTCGGATTACTCGAAGCCGGTCCGGACGACCGGCTTCTCGAAATCGGTACGGGAACCGGCCACTTCGCGATCGAGGCGTCCCGGCATGTCAAACACGTGACCGCGGCGGATATCTCGGAAAAGATGCTTTCATACGCGCGGCGAAAAGCCCGGAAAGCGGACCGGAAGAATATAACCTGGTCGCATACCGGATTCCTGAGTCACGAGACGCCGCGGCGGTATGACATCATCATGTCCAAAA
The Spirochaetales bacterium genome window above contains:
- a CDS encoding class I SAM-dependent methyltransferase translates to MSATWMYDEFKQIGLDYSDTLNADTYDECMQRHRDYVREAEYILGLLEAGPDDRLLEIGTGTGHFAIEASRHVKHVTAADISEKMLSYARRKARKADRKNITWSHTGFLSHETPRRYDIIMSKMALHHLPDFWKAVALNRIHKMLKPEGRFYLADVVFSFSIEDYGVKCGEWIAQTIGLFGDENVGEEAAMHIREEYSTFDWIIEAMIRKAGFTFRIEKKSDFFAGYVCEKK